The genomic window GACGTTGTTGAGGAGCTCCCCATTAAAGTTTAATCCTATAAATTGTGAATTCatgtttttaagaaaaataaagaagataactagatatctttttctctcaaaaaaatatatagtgaatataaacattgaaaatattgtatttttgatagttttttttttaagaaaaaatagttattctatattatttcaTATGGTATTGAAGTatgagattttgattttttttttatttaattaaactcCACGTATTATggttattaaaatatttctgagTTCAGACATGATGCTTTCTGATATCTTAAATTCTTGAAAAAATTATCCGTTTTACATAATTTTGCATTATATTGTTCCAtaccaaattaattttcttGTGAATTACTCATAACACACATTCACACAGCAGAATTTCGTTAAAAACCTAACACcctacacaatttttttttttaaaaaaaaaaacatgatagTATTCAAATGGCtgatatatatagaataaaaatttaataggaATTTGTTCCTAGGATGATAAAAATTCAATATGAGTTTTCACTAAGGAGCCGTTTGGTTAGAtgcaattataaatacagtgcaGTTAGAAATTCATACAATTGAAAATGCAGcagttacaactatatatatatattctgtttTGTTGGATATAGTAAAAAAcgctgcaagtataaataatttgtttgattgcatgcagttgagaaataatttttgaaattttataattttatatatatgatagtggGATTATCTCCAatgtggaaaaaaataaataaattttgtttaaaaaataattgagcaggtaagcatattttttaaatatactctttcCAACTAATGTAGTTGGAACTGTGGCCAATTTGAAcgtagttcgaactgctgcagttaAGCCTTctcctgcagttcctactgcaATAGTTGGAATTAAATACATCAAGCCAAACACCAAATTTGCATTTGCATATAGCTACAATTGTAAAACAGTTACAACTACATACAACCAAATGACCCCTAAGATGGGATGGACATATTTAGTGGACGTGGGGCCCACGCGGGACAAAGCTGGTGATGGGGctcttttttttgcaaatggctctctgaaaaaattttattttaaaactagtcCCAACAaacttataattataaaaatgatcCTATCCTTTCCATGTaggcgccacgcaagcgccacgtgaGCACATTGGCAGCCTGCTTGGCAAGTTGAATACGATGAAccattcaaaattatattctcaactgcatgcaattAGGGATGTTTATGAAATTAATGTATCTGATAGCTGGGAAGCCTGCTTGCATGCAGTTGTTTCTTACATAAGGATATTCTGTATGTAACaaatttttcttcaatttaCTTAATTATGGCAATTCAGTTATTTACCGGGGACCCATACGTGTTGTCCGAATTTTTTGGAAGCACACTGTTACGGTGTGTCTCGGTCTCGGCTGATCATAAAAATTTCGTAAGCAGAAACTGTACTGTACTGTACTGTCCTTGTCCACTGCGGGCCACCGTAGAGTCCTTTCCAGACGGCGGCTTCTCAAACGTTTGACTGCAAATCCCAGGCTCAGGGTGAGAGTTTGCAGGCTTACCGCGCTTTCTTCCTTCGCATCTTCCTACTTGGATTGCCTGCCTGCCTGCTCGGATATATTATCATCTCTGATTGCCTATCgctcaaaaagaaagaagaaaggaagaagaagaagaaaagaaaataattttatacatggGTTTTAGCCGAAGCAGTGTGATCTCCTCGCCATCCCATTCTCGCTCTCCTCTCCCCGGCCGCTCCACAGCCGCCACGCCCCCGGCCACTCTCTCCCCCTCCTGCAGCCTCTTTTCCGCCACCCTCCTCGACGACTCCGTCTCCTCCGCCCAGTCCCTCATCTCCAAGTGGACATGCCCCAccagctcctcctcctcctccgcccacTCCCTCTTCCGCCACGGCCGCTCCCACGCCGCCGCGTTCCTCCGCGCTCCTCTCCTtccccggcgccgccgccgcgcgcgccAGGCGCTGCCCAGAGAAACTCTTCTCGATCCTCGACCTCTACAGCGCGCTCTCCGATCTCTGGCCCGAGATGGACTCCctcttcccctcctcctcctcctcctcctcctcctcctccgccgccgccgccgccgccgccNATCGGCGACTTCGAGGCGGCGATCCAGGGCGAGGCGTCGCGATCGCCGGTCCCCGGCGGCGGCGTCCACCCGATGACGGGCTACGTGATGAACTACCTCGTCCTCCTCTCCGACTACAACGCCGCCCTCGCCGACATCTACGCCGACCTCCCCCTCCAAATCCCCACCCCTCTCCCCGACTCCATCTTCGACTCCTCCTCCATTTCCTCTCCCTCGTCCTCCTCCAATTCCGAGGATAGTACCTTATCCGCGCGAATGGCGTGGCTCATCCTCGTCCTCCTATGCAAGCTCGATAAGAAGGCCGAGTGCCACCGCGAGGTTTCGCTATCCTACTTATTCCTCGCGAATAACGTCAAGTACATCGCCAATAAGGTGAAGGAGACCCCTTTGGGGGACATGCTGGGGGAGGAGTGGGTGGCACGCCACTCGGCGAAGGCGCGGCGCTACGCTGAGAGCTATGAGCGCGCCGGGTGGGGTCCGGTGGCTGCAGCGATCCCCGCGGCGACGGTGACCgctgcggaggcggcggagcggaTGCGGCAGTTCAACGCCGCGGCGGAGGCAGCCCTCCGCGCGCAGGAGAGTGCGGTGGTGGCCAACGAGGCAATGCGGGCGGCGATCCGGGCCAATGTCGCGGGCATGGTGGTCCCGGCCTACCGCGCGTTCTACCAGCGCTGCCGGGAGGTGATGGGCCCGCGGAGGCCGCGGCGGTGGTGCAGTTCACCCCCGAGGATGTAAGGGACTGGCTTGCCAAGCTGTTTTCAGGTCAGTTCGGGTCGGGATCGGGGTCGGTTTGGGTTTGAGTCACGGTTCCGGGTCCGGGTCAGTTAAGATATTGGTAGAAACTAAGGGGTCCTATGATCAATGGTATGGAATGTGTAAAGAGATATAAGTGAAGAAAATGTTAGACTTTTGTTTGATGTTATTAGTGAAACTAGTATCATGTTTCTACAAATTCCTccttaattaagtaattaaagcTTTTGTTAGAAGCAATAATTTATGTTTTAATGCACCAACCACTCCATTGCTTCATCTACTCTACATTTTCAATGGAGTTGGGAAAAGTGGGGTCAAAAGAAAGAATAGGTCTTTCTCAGTTATATGTCAGCGGGCGACTCGACATGAATCAAAGAACAACAAAACTAAGTTCATCTACTTACTGTCATATTGTCGACAAATTATCGTTTTCAGTTGCAACACCAGAAAATTTCCAACTATTTACATACACAATTCACGCTGTTACATTATTCTTAGTAGTGATACCATCTAATGGTCTCGGAATCGGTTGCCAACCTGTGCATAGCTGCAGAGCCTCCTTGAGTTCAACCGACGCAGGTTGAATGGAGCATGATTCGTAGAAATCCCGGAAGTCGAAGACCGTTTGTGTTTCTGCAGCTGCTTTTGGGGGAAGTGCTTCTGTACCTCCTGGTGAACAGGACTGGGCACCATTCAGAAAGAGGTCCCCTTCGGATCTTATACATCCACATGCGCCTTCTTCTCTATCCGCTGGCTGAACGCAATATGGAAACAGCGGCGCTATCATAAATTCGCAATTGTTAATCGGAAAGCGCCAATATGATGCAATAAAACTAAGGAGGTTCGATACTTCAAAACTGTCCTGTTAAAATCTGATTAACTCAGAAAAGCATCAGTATGATGTGGTAAAGCTTAAAAGTGTGAAATGCATATCTGCTGTATTGGGAACTATTTAACTCAATAATCAATTTGAGAGACCTTCTCTGTCAAATACATGAAGACCAACTTCCTCTCTCCTGCTTCGTAAACGTTGCACTGAGACACAAGCTGCAGCAGGAAAAAGCAGAATTTAAGTTGGATAAGGGAACAGAGATATATTAAGCATAAGTTGATTCAACTAACCTGTGATTCTACACTGGCACAAACAGCATATATGCCCCAGTTTCTTGTATAATTGTTATAGAGGTGTACTTTGCCGAATCTGACACGAGGATGTCGTTGACGCGTGCCGTCGAAGAAGCAGTGATGAACCGTCACACGAATACATCTATCCATGATATCGCTGCAACTGCATCCGATAAGCATTGCTTTGTCGTGCGTTGAGAAGCGACATCTGACACCAacatttcgaaaaaaaaaaagaaaaaattgaacaaCATGTAGGATCTTCAAAGAAAAGGGCAGATATAAATATCTAGATGGAAAATGATACAATAAAGATCGATTTTACATGCCTTGAAACAGTTACATCTGTACTTCCAAGAGTGATATCAATTAGGCCGTCGGAATAATCACGCAGGCTGCAACGGTCGATCCAAATATGTCTCGAGTTGGGTTTAATTTGAATCGCGTCGACATCGGGCCCTCTACCACCTTCGAATTCCAAATTGCAAACGATGACATGCTCACACTGGTATAGGAGTAAGCCCTTGCCGGTTATTTTAACCCTCTGTCCGCGCCCATCAATTGTTTTGAACGATGACACCATCAAGCGCGACTGCAGATGAATTGTTCCTGAAACTTCGAATACTATCCACAGTGGTTCACTTTTCCGGCATCCTTCACGAAGCGAGCCGCAGCCATTATCTGAACACAGAGATGAATAGCAGGATATTCAGCAATATCTCGGTGACCGGTACAGTGCAACATGTAAATTACTAGGGCTTGTTTGACCCAGGCAGAGCGGTTCGAAGAAATACcggcaaatttttaattctaaaatctaCTAAGCAATTTTTCGCTGCAGAAGAAGCAAAAGTTTTCATCATCTACCCTCTAACCAAAAATCGGAAAATGAAACAGTAGCATACTACCATTCTCTCTCAAAACATGAACGCAATAGTTTGAAAACGAAACAAGACCATACCTGCCAAGGTCGTGACGCGGTACACTTCTCCATGGAGGCCGCCGACTGTGGCGCGGCCGAAGCCCTCGGCCCGGCTGGCGAGGCCGCGGAGGGTGGCGTCCACGTCGGCATACGGCAGGGCCAAcattgcctctctctctctctctctctctctctctctcctctgttTTGTGGTTTTAATTGCTGAATTTTGGCGGGAGAGGATTTAAAGAAGGCGGGTAACAGTTGCCGTTTCGGGAAAGTAGCCGTTACCTCCCGTTACGATTCGCGGGCGTTTCGGATGGGGGTTGCGCGGGAGTTTGTAACGGGCGCCGAGTGTAACGGAGGGCtcattaatattaatttaacggatccaacagaaaaaaaagaattaaatatagttttttttttctttaatggaGCTTCTTAATGCGCTCATTAAGGattaaaataacttatgagGAGGCTTATGTACCAGTATTGATAAAGCAACTCATGAATTATATTCTCTATcattaaatgtaaataaaatgggcaattgcttatatacttctTTTCCGGCTTTCTAATTTATCAACaatcttagaaggttaatattaaaaataaaaatacctattttacATTCCAAATTATTTCCAATATGCTTCtattgttaaattttgttagtgaACTATTAGCAATAGCagttatatttgtaaaattattattttgccctttcaaatatactcttttatcatcataaatttttcttatttgttctttaGTTAGGAACAAAaaggatattttgatttttagtttttttaaacaTACCCCTCTAccattactatttttttattttcccttaAGCTGAGGATAAAAGAggtgttttgatttttttttttaactctcgtAGACATTTAACTCACATTTAGACTAAGTGTAATTGTAggggtatttttgaataacgggagagcatatgaggggtatattgaaaaaaaaagaaaagaaaaaaagatatttttaaagttttgaaaggtatataaataattgtccTAAATAAAATACTCGACTCAAAACAATAGCTGAGGGAGCAAAACCGGCCTGACCCGTTCGTCGCAGTCCTTTTGCATCCGGTCCAAAATTTTATCACGGGTCCAACCCGATCAGGTTAAATTCGGGTTGGACGAAAATTTCTCAGCCCAAATAATTTTCAACTCGCCAATGATTATACTAATATGTTATAATCTTGAAAAATTGTCGCCTACTGTTGAACTATGACCACGCTTAtgattatctatttttttatggaGTATTGAGATACTGGTACATTAAtatagtatagagctactatattattgaaaacatAGGAGAATCAGTGCAGATACCAAAAACATATCAACTTTTTGCGGATGCCAAAAACATCTTTCTaatgcaaaataattaaattttaaagcatATGCTGCAACCAATGATACAGAGAATCTGTGCTCCAACAAGGTTTACAAACATTCCCTACCTAATCTACGCAACTAGAATTCCAAAAGAGACGGCGAGAAGAAGAGAGACAAGAAAACGACTCTCCTCAATGATCTTCTTTCGGTCTTCAGCTTTTATACTCGGCACAGTAaaagtaccaaaaaaaaaaacaccaaattCAGTGTTGGTTTATTCTATTTCAGGAGTTGTTAATACTCTTTTATTGAGAGTTTTCGTCCCTTAGCTTCATAATTCTTAAAACCtctatcaataaaaaaaaaatagccatACAAATATTAGTATGGTATCGTTTGAAATTATAGACAGAAAGTGTGTTGTGTATAATTAAAAcatgtgataaaaaattatttttttgattttatttatcCACATTGTGGTTCAAAAGTAGAACATATTGACGTTTTTCAAAATCGAAACATATCGTCGTTGTCTGTTAATTAGGATAAAATAGGTGtaggcaattttttttttaaataatttgactACACTTTAGTCTTTGAAAACATTTCAATGGGAAGCTTTTCAATAAGGCGTCATTAGAAAACTCTTAATCTGCTGCCAAGTATTAAATTTATAGAATAAagaattatagtttttttttatgaagataaaaaataaatatggtgAGAATAGATGCTCTTCAATGATGTCTCACTAAGAAGCTTtttactgttttatttatttatttaaaataaacttagctaaaaatataaattaattagaatttgaatttgaaatatcGAATGCTAATTATTAAGTTCTGTTAGAGTTTGGCGGGTTATTAGTGGGAAAGTGTTGGTAGTGTTTTGTTTTGGTAAGCATAACTAATCGTACACCAAGCACACTCTTTACACTTCACGTGCTAATGTGGTGGGCCCGGCGGCGTCTCCTCCCTGACTCTTCCGCAGTGACCACAAAAAAAAGACGTGCCTTTcttcgccctctctctctctctctctctctctctctttcccgcTCCTTCCtccccccttcctcctcctcactACCCCCCACCCTATCCATTCCCCTTCAAAAACCCTAATCCTAGCTCCCACATTGCTCCTCTACGGCTCCCCTCTCCTCGCTCCCTTAGCTCCCTCCCTGCCTCCATGGCTCTCGAAATCGAAGAAGGTTTGTGCACTTCCTTTCCCCCTATCTCCTGTGGTTTCCTTTGGGCTTCTAACTTTGATCGAATTTGTGATGCAGGGAGAGTGGAGAGGTACCTGAACCTGGGTAGCGCGTCCTTTAGCCCTAGCTCGGCCGCGTCCGCGTTCGCATCCTCGACGATCCCGTCCCCGTCGGAGGCCCCGGCGGCGCCGGCGCTGGTGATATCGAACTCGGGGAAGCGGATCGAGCACCAGCAGGCGGGGCGGAAGAAGAAGTACGTGAAGCAGGTGACGGGGCGCCACAACGACACGGAGCTGCACGTGGCCGCGCGGCGCGGGGACGCGGCGGCGGTGCGGCGGATCATGGAGGGGATCGGCGCCCGGGAGGCGGTGGCGGACGAGACCAACGAGGTCGGGGACACGCCGCTGATCGCCGCCGCGGAGAGGGGGCACCTCGAGGTGGTGGTGGAGCTGCTCAAGTACGCCGATGGAGAAGGAGTGTCGAGGAAGAATCGG from Ananas comosus cultivar F153 linkage group 23, ASM154086v1, whole genome shotgun sequence includes these protein-coding regions:
- the LOC109728179 gene encoding exocyst complex component EXO70B1-like (The sequence of the model RefSeq protein was modified relative to this genomic sequence to represent the inferred CDS: added 52 bases not found in genome assembly) — encoded protein: AAAGDSLLRLAEAARSLIGDFEAAIQGEASRSPVPGGGVHPMTGYVMNYLVLLSDYNAALADIYADLPLQIPTPLPDSIFDSSSISSPSSSSNSEDSTLSARMAWLILVLLCKLDKKAECHREVSLSYLFLANNVKYIANKVKETPLGDMLGEEWVARHSAKARRYAESYERAGWGPVAAAIPAATVTAAEAAERMRQFNAAAEAALRAQESAVVANEAMRAAIRANVAGMVVPAYRAFYQRCREVMGPRRPRRWCSSPPRM
- the LOC109728330 gene encoding pectate lyase 1-like, coding for MLALPYADVDATLRGLASRAEGFGRATVGGLHGEVYRVTTLADNGCGSLREGCRKSEPLWIVFEVSGTIHLQSRLMVSSFKTIDGRGQRVKITGKGLLLYQCEHVIVCNLEFEGGRGPDVDAIQIKPNSRHIWIDRCSLRDYSDGLIDITLGSTDVTVSRCRFSTHDKAMLIGCSCSDIMDRCIRVTVHHCFFDGTRQRHPRVRFGKVHLYNNYTRNWGIYAVCASVESQLVSQCNVYEAGERKLVFMYLTEKPADREEGACGCIRSEGDLFLNGAQSCSPGGTEALPPKAAAETQTVFDFRDFYESCSIQPASVELKEALQLCTGWQPIPRPLDGITTKNNVTA